In Nostoc edaphicum CCNP1411, the sequence TAAGAAGCACCATCCCAAAAAAGAAGTAATCTTTGATTGGGGGACTGATCTAATAAATAACGTAGATAATCAATTGTATTTTCTGAGTTACCTGCGTTATACGCTTTTAGTAGTAAGCTTCCCTCCAGATAGTCAACTGCCCCGTAGTATGTCTGTTTGTCTCGTATATTAACAACTCTCACTGCTATTTCTTGGTCAGTTTTTCCCCAGACATACCCACTTAAATCTCCCCACATTAAATGACACTCATCAAGCAGCAATACTCTCAACTTTCCTTCTTCAATTTCCTGCCGATGCCTTGCCAATAGTGTTTCAATCTCTTTTTTTTTTGCAGCAACAGCGTCCTCGTCAGCTTTTGGATTTAAAGAAGTAGTTTTCTTCCAACTAATTCCTGCCGCATCAAATAAGTCATAATAGCTCCGCTTTGACTCATAAGTTACATCATATTCAAAAGCCAATTTATATTCGAGTTCACCAAGTTCCCAACATTCTTTTGTTTGCAACCAACTTAAAACTTCTTCTCGTTGTTGAGCAGTTAAGTAACTTTTTTTTCCCTTGTGGTTCAGGCGCAGTCCCGAAATTCCATCTTCCTCATAAGCTTGCTTCCAGCTTGTTATCGAACCCAGTGACACATCTAAAATTGTTTGAATTTCCTCATACTTGTAGCCTTGATAAACCAATTTGACTGCCAACGCTTTCCTCACCTCACGCGCATCTGGGCGATCATCTATAAATTCTTGTAGTTCTGCGATCGCGGCTTGTAGATGCTGGTTTATCATTGTTAGCTATTAGACAAATATTCTGTCCGTATTATCTCGTAGTTTTTTTCAGAAATCAAATATGATTCCTATATAAGAAGAAATATTTTAATTTTTGCCCCTTCCCGTGTTGGGAATGGGGTTTTTTGCTAAGGTTTGTAGTGAGCAATTCAGAAAATTCATTGCGATCGCTCAATCATGTTAGATTATAGTTTGTTGTTTCTCTTAAACACAAAATCCGACAGTTTCTTACCCATCTCCTCATTGTGGGAATGAAAAAAAGGAGTTAAAAGTTAAGTTTTTTGAAAATTATGTGCAGGAACACACCTATTTTCATTACCTCATATCGCTTATCAGACAAGACTTAGAACCACAATTGAACATCATTGTCAAAGCAAAAATTAAATAAATATGAATTGCATTTTTACCCTGAAAAAAATGATATGTTAGATACAGAATTGAATTTCGCACGTTTCTGGAGTAGAACGATGTAGACTACTCCAGTTTTTCACCCTCAAACCCTTGTCATTTCTTGCTTTTGACGGAACTTGAGGGCAATCTGAGTACACATTTAAATAACCCAAACCTAGTTTCAATTTAGTTAAAGTTATTGCTAGGATTGGGTTTTGGCTGAGTACAAAGAAATCCTGAACCCCTATCTATAAACACTAGAACCCCAACCAAAAAAGACTAGAACCCCTACCTGAAAAAAACTTTTTTAATTCTTGTAATGCTTGAAGAATTAGGGTTTTTAGTATTTGAGTACAAAAGTAATAAATCCAATAAATTCTATCCTAGAGAGACGCAACATCTGGCTGGGAGACGGCTGCTATAAATCTTATATCGCCAATCACCTAACGCTCTGAAACAAAACAAAGCGAAGGGTGAGTGGAGGGATGACATAGCACCATGCCTGAAGTGAAGAGAAGTCGCGGCTGTAAGCACAAATTCTACCCAAGAACCGAACGTTGACACACACCAGCCGAACATCAGATATCTATCGCCTGCCTGACTTGAAAACAAGTCGCCCTCACCCAAGGGTTTGCAGGCAGTGTGGAAGACGCGACTTCAATTCTGGGCATGAAAGAGTAGCAACAGCATCTCCCACAGTGGCAGCCAAGTCCACCGACCTTTTGCGAAACTCAATGACATCACCGTCTACACGACTCCTCAACTCCAACGCTACGGAATCGCCAACCCAAGCAAAATCAGGTGGTTGCGGCTGTGACAGCACCACCAGCACCACCGTGGAAAGGGACGAAAAGCTCCAAGAACGCATTGCTAAACATCCCTGCTACAGCGAAGACGCTCATCACCACTACGCCCGGATGCACGTTGCAGTTGCACCAGCTTGCAACATTCAATGCAACTATTGCAACCGCAAATATGATTGCGCTAACGAAAGCCGTCCTGGAGTAGTTAGCGAATTGCTAACACCAGAACAAGCAGCACACAAAGCTTTGGTCATTGGTGGCAAGATTCCCCAAATGACAGTTGTGGGAATTGCTGGCCCTGGCGACCCTCTGGCGAACCCAGAAAAGACTTTCCGCACATTTGAGTTGATTGCAGAGCAAGCACCAGACATCAAGCTGTGCTTATCAACCAATGGTTTAATGCTGCCAGACTACATCGATCGCATTAAACAATTAAATATAGATCACGTAACGATCACCATTAACATGGTAGATCCAGAGATCGGTGCTAAGATTTATCCTTGGGTTCACTACAGACGCAAGCGTTATAGAGGCATTGAAGGCGCAAGAATCCTCCACGAAAGACAGATGGAAGGATTGCAAGCCCTGAAAGACGCTGACATCTTATGCAAAGTCAACTCCGTGATGATTCCCGGAATTAATGACCATCACTTAGTCGAAGTGAATCGAGTCATCCGTGAGAAAGGTGCATTCTTGCACAACATCATGCCATTGATTTCTGCACCAGAACATGGCACACACTTCGGTTTAACCGGTCAACGCGGCCCCACACCCAAAGAACTCAAAGAAGTTCAAGACAACTGCTCTGGTAACATGAAAATGATGCGTCACTGTCGCCAGTGCCGTGCCGATGCAGTCGGATTATTGGGAGAAGACCGCAGCCAGGAGTTTTCCAAAGAGAAATTCTTGGAAATGACTCCAGAATACGACATGGAGCAACGCGCTACCGTTCACGAAGGGATTGAGAAGTTTAAAGAAGAACTTAAAGTAGCCAAAGATAAAGCGCTAGCCGGCAAGAAATTTGCTAACAGTCCGAAAATCCTCGTTGCAGTAGCAACCAAAGGCGGTGGATTGGTAAACCAACACTTCGGTCATGCGAAAGAATTCCAAATTTACGAAGTGGGTGGGGATGAAGTTCGCTTTGTTAGCCATCGCAAAATTGACCAATACTGCCAAGGTGGATACGGCGAAGAAGCTTCTTTTGAGCATATTATGAAAGCGATCGCAGATTGCAAAGCAGTTTTAGTCTCCAAGATTGGTAACTGTCCTCAAGAAAAATTGCAAGAAGCTGGAATCAAGACAATTGAAGCTTACGACGTAATTGAAAAGGTTGCTTTAGAGTTTTACGAGCAATACGTTAAGGAATTAGGGAATAACGAATAGGGCATGGGGCATAGGGCATGGGGCATGGGATAAGAATTATCCTCAACGCCCTCCCCTAAACCCAATCCTCAATGCCCAATGCCCAATGTCCAATGCCCATTCCCCAAAAGGAGAATAAATCATGGCTTACAAAATTCTTACTAGCCAGTGTATTTCCTGCAATCTCTGTCTAACGGTATGTCCCACAAATGCAGTTAAAGTGGTTGATGGACAGCACTGGATTGACCCTGAACTTTGTACAAACTGTATTGGTAGCATTCATACCGTGCCTCAGTGTAAAGCTGGTTGTCCCACCTGCGACGGTTGCATTAAGCAGCCTAGCGATTATTGGGAAGGCTGGTTTGCCAATTACAACCGCGTAGTTGCTAAATTAACAAATAAACAAGATTACTGGGAACGTTGGTTTAACTGCTATTCCCAGAAATACTCGGAACAGTTGCAAAAGCGCCAACCCCAAAAAATGGCAGCAGAAGCTTAAATAATTCCTAATTCGTAATTGAAGACAACAATGCAAAATAACTGCATCTATCTCGATAATAATGCCACCACTAAGGTAGACCCAGAAGTTATAGAGGTAATGCTACCTTACCTGACGGATTATTACGGCAATCCCTCCAGTATGCATACTTTTGGTGGGCAAGTCGGTAAAGCAGTGAGAACAGCAAGAGAACAACTTGCAGCCATCCTGGGAGCCGATGAGTCTGAAATTGTCTACACAAGTTGTGGAACTGAGGGAGATAACGCCGCGATTCGAGCCGCACTGTTAGCGCAACCAGAAAAGCGCCACATCGTCACCACCCAAGTTGAACATCCAGCAGTACTCAATGTCTGCAAACAATTAGAAACCCAAGGTTACACTGTTACCTATCTATCAGTAAATAATCAAGGGCAGCTGGATCTAGATGAACTAGAAGCTTCCTTGACGGGTAACACCGCCTTGGTGACAATTATGTATGCGAATAACGAAACCGGAACGGTTTTCCCAATTGAGCAAATTGGGTTGCGCGTCAAAGAATCTGGCGCTATCTTCCATGTAGATGCGGTGCAAGCAGTGGGAAAAATCCCCTTGAATATGAAGACTAGCACCGTCGATATGTTAACTCTGTCTGGTCATAAGCTACACGGGCCGAAAGGAATTGGTGCTTTATATATCCGGCGCGGGGTTCGGTTCCGTCCCTTCATGATTGGGGGACACCAAGAACGTGGACGTAGGGCGGGTACAGAGAATGTTCCAGCAATTATCGCCTTGGGCAAAGCTGCGGAACTCGAACTGTTACACTTAGAAGAAGCGACGGCAAGAGAAAGAAAGCTGCGCGATCGCCTCGAACAAACTTTACTCGCTAAAATTCCCGATTGTGTCGTTAACGGTGACGTTACGCAGAGATTGCCAAACACAACCAATATCGGCTTCAAGTACATCGAAGGTGAAGCAATTCTACTGTTATTGAACAAATACGGTATCTGTGCATCATCCGGTTCTGCTTGTACCTCCGGTTCTCTAGAACCCTCCCATGTCCTACGGGCAATGGGCTTACCCTATACAACTTTGCACGGTTCAATTCGCTTCAGTCTTTGTCGCTACACCACAGAAGCCGAAATCGATCAAGTAATAGAAGTAATGCCCAGCATTGTAGAACGTCTACGCGCCCTCTCACCCTTCAAAAATGATGATGCAGGTTGGTTGCAAGGACAAGAACAAGCACTAGCGCATCGTTAATTAGGGAATAGGGAATAGGGAATAGGGAATAGGGAATAAAGAATTTACTACTCCCCACTCCCCACTCCCCACTCCCCCACTCAGAACTCAGCACTCAGCACTCAGCACTTAATAATATGTGGGACTACACCGATAAAGTATTAGAACTGTTTTACGATCCCAAAAATCAGGGAGAAATTGAAGAAACGGGCGAAGCTGGAGTTAAGGTTGCAACGGGTGAAATCGGCAGCATTGCTTGCGGTGATGCTCTGAGATTGCACCTGAAAGTGGAAGTAGAATCTGATAAGATTCTAGATGCTCGTTTTCAAACCTTTGGTTGTACTAGTGCGATCGCATCTTCTAGTGCATTAACCGAAATGGTTAAAGGTTTAACCTTAGATGAAGCCTTGAAAGTATCCAACAAAGACATTGCAGATTACCTGGGTGGTTTGCCAGAAGCAAAGATGCACTGCTCTGTCATGGGACAAGAAGCGCTAGAAGCCGCTATCTACAATTATCGTGGCATACCTCTAGCTACCCACGATGATGATGATGAAGGCGCGTTAATTTGCAGTTGCTTTGGCATCAGCGAATCTAAAATTCGTCGCGTCATTCTAGAAAATCATCTCACGGATGCCGAGCAAGTAACAAATTATGTAAAAGCTGGTGGCGGATGCGGTTCCTGTCTGGCTAATATCGATGATATTATTAGATCAGTTCAACAGGAATACGCCTCACCTGCTCTCAACAATTACGGCGTACAAGTTGCCACAGAAATTGTTACATCTAAGCAACGAGCGCTAACAAACGTGCAAAAGATTGCTCTAATTCAAAAGGTTCTTGATGAAGAAGTCAGACCCGTACTGATTGCAGACGGGGGAGATGTAGAACTCTATGATGTAGAAGGCGATCGCGTTAAAGTTGTGCTGCAAGGTGCTTGTGGTTCCTGTTCTAGTAGTACAGCAACTCTCAAAATTGCGATCGAAGCCAGATTACAAGATCGTGTCAGCAAGAGCCTTGTAGTCGAAGCAGTTTAGGAATTGCTGTAGGACTTATCGTACTCTACAAATACGCCCTAATATGCATTCAGCCAGGAATAGAAAGTAGGATTTGAACCATATAATTGTCTTCTCATCAATGCTTCAATCCTACCGACAACCGATAGCTAAATTAGCTATGACGGCTAACAGCATATAGGCAAAGAGATTAAGCGCCTACTTGCAAATTTCATCATCCAACTCGCTTCAAAGGAGACAAGTATGAGCACATTGTACGACAACATTGGTGGACAACCGGCTATTGAACAAGTAGTAGATGAACTCCACAAACGCATTGCTACAGACAGCCTCCTCGGCCCCGTTTTTGCTGGTACAGACATGGTAAAGCAACGCAATCATCTAGTTGCTTTCTTAGCTCAAATATTTGAAGGGCCAAAGCAATACGGCGGTCGTCCAATGGACAAAACCCACGCAGGATTGAATTTACAGCAACCACACTTCGATGCGATCGCCAAGCATCTCGGTGAAGCAATGGCTGTGCGTGGAGTGTCAGCAGAAAATACCAAAGCTGCACTAGATCGCGTCACAAACATGAAGGGCGCTATTTTGAACAAGTAATAGGACTTATGCATTGATTGTTGACAAATAACAACATCAAGTCCTATCGAATCTTGCAAGCTGAAACACATTATGACGTATTTGTAAATTGCGTAATTTTCTTTGTTCTTTGTCAAAACAAATGACAAAGGACAAAGGACAAATAACCAAAAGAAAAAAAATTTTTAACGAGGAAGATCGATGTACTTACTGTCAATAACTTGGGCTGTGGAGCGATCGCCCCCAGCAGGCATTTATGCCAACGCTACTAACGATGCTCTACACGCGCTCACTACTGTCGCTCAACTGGCGTGAACGCAACTGACAAACGCACAGACCCACCAACCAACCAATTGCAGGGAAACACGAACAATGACAGAAGAAAAGATTAGACAGATAGCTTTCTACGGTAAGGGCGGTATCGGTAAATCTACCACCTCTCAAAATACCTTGGCAGCTATGGCAGAAATGGGTCAACGCATCCTCATCGTCGGTTGCGACCCTAAAGCTGACTCCACCCGTTTGATGCTGCACAGCAAAGCTCAAACAACCGTTCTTCACCTCGCCGCAGAACGTGGTGCAGTAGAAGATATCGAAATCGAAGAAGTAATGTTAACCGGTTTCCGTAACGTTCGTTGCGTAGAATCTGGTGGGCCAGAACCCGGTGTAGGTTGCGCCGGTCGTGGTATTATCACCGCCATCAACTTCTTAGAAGAAAATGGTGCTTATCAAGACCTAGACTTCGTATCTTACGACGTATTAGGTGACGTTGTATGTGGTGGTTTCGCAATGCCTATCCGCGAAGGTAAGGCACAAGAAATCTACATCGTTACATCTGGTGAAATGATGGCGATGTACGCTGCTAACAACATCGCTCGTGGTGTTCTTAAGTATGCTCACACCGGTGGCGTGCGTTTGGGTGGTTTGATTTGTAACAGCCGTAACACAGACCGAGAAATCGAATTGATCGAAACCTTGGCAAAACGGTTGAACACCCAAATGATTCACTACGTACCCCGTGACAACATTGTTCAACACGCAGAATTGCGCCGCATGACTGTTAACGAGTACGCACCAGAAAGCAACCAAGCTAACGAATATCGGACATTGGCTACCAAGATCATCAACAACACAAACCTGTCTATTCCTACACCCATCGAAATGGAAGAACTAGAAGAATTGTTGATTGAATTTGGTATTCTCGAAAGCGAAGAAAATGCTGCCAAATTGGTTGGTCAGACTCAAGCTTAGTCTAAGTAGCCGCTAAAAAATAACGATTTAGCACAAGGAAAAAGGAAGAGTTCCATATCTTACCTTTTCCTCTCTCTCTTGCATCTCTCCCCTAATCTTAGAGGGGACTCCTAGTCCCCCTATGCCCCGATCCTTACGAGTCACAGAGGCTAAATATGACACCTCCAGAAAATCAAAACATCATCGAAGAAAGAAAAGAACTAATTAAAGAAGTTCTCAGTGCTTACCCAGACAAAGCTGCTAAAAAGCGCGAAAAGCACTTAAGTGTATACGAAGAAGGTAAGTCCGATTGCGGCGTTAAATCTAACATCAAATCCCTTCCTGGGGTAATGACCGCTCGTGGTTGTGCTTACGCCGGTTCTAAAGGTGTGGTTTGGGGCCCTATTAAGGACATGATCCACATCAGCCACGGGCCTGTAGGTTGCGGTTACTGGTCTTGGTCTGGTCGTCGTAACTACTACATCGGCACCACAGGTATTGATACCTTTGGTACTATGCACTTCACCTCTGACTTCCAAGAAAGAGATATCGTGTTTGGTGGTGACAAGAAACTTGTCAAGCTAATCCAAGAACTAGATGTACTTTTCCCCCTCAACCGTGGTGTTTCCATTCAATCAGAATGCCCCATCGGTCTAATTGGGGATGACATCGAAGCAGTTGCTCGGAAGACATCGAAAGAAATCGGCAAGCCAGTTGTACCTGTGCGTTGCGAAGGTTTCCGAGGTGTTTCCCAATCTTTGGGACACCACATTGCTAACGACATGGTTCGTGACTGGGTTTTCACCAGAGCAGACCAAGCGAAAAAAGACGGTACACTTCAGTTTGAAGGTACTCCTTATGATGTAGCCATCATTGGTGACTACAACATCGGTGGAGATGCTTGGGCTAGCCGCATCCTGTTAGAAGAAATCGGCTTGCGCGTAGTCGCTCAGTGGTCAGGTGATGGCACCATCAACGAAATGTTGATGACCCCCAATGTGAAGATGAACCTCATCCACTGTTACCGGTCGATGAACTACATCAGCCGTCACATGGAAGAAGCTTATGGTATACCCTGGTTGGAATACAACTTCTTCGGCCCCACCAAGATTGCTGAATCTTTACGGGAAATCGCTTCCAAGTTTGACGAAACAATCCAAGCAAACGCTGAGAAAGTTATCGCCAAATATCAGCCCACAATGGATGCGGTAATTGCTAAGTACCGCCCCCGTTTGGATGGTAAGACTGTTGCCATCATGGTTGGTGGTCTACGTCCTCGCCACGTTGTCCCAGCTTTCCTAGACTTGGGCATGAAGATGATTGGTACAGGTTATGAGTTCGCTCATAATGACGATTACAAACGTACCACTCACTACATCGAAAACGGCACCATCGTTTATGACGACGTTACCGCTTACGAATTCGAGGAATTTATCAAAGCGCTGAAGCCTGACCTAGTAGCTTCTGGTGTGAAAGAGAAGTATGTCTTCCAAAAGATGGGTCTTCCTTTCCGTCAAATGCACTCTTGGGATTACTCCGAACCTAGCGATCGCTCCTCAACATCATATAATGTAAGGTTTTTTCGCGGGGGTAGAAAAAAGAGTCTATTTCTAGCCTAAATGCAGGTTGCAGGGTTATCTAAGAACAATCTGTTTTGATGCTTTAGATAGTATAACTCTTATGGAGTCTGGTTTTTAGATTTTAAAAGCATTTTGCTCAAAGGAAAACTGTAAAATGAAAGACTATTTTTAATGACGATTTTTTAGATTAAATGGTGCGATCGCCTTTATTTGACAACAAGGTAGGCGATTACGTTATGCAAATTATAATAGGGTGCGTTGCACTTTGCGACAACGCACCCTACTGAATTACTCACACCTCCCATATCTGCTTTAATTATATATAGTTAAACAACTCTACATAACTCTATTATAAGTGTAATTATTTTACTAATTATTTAGTAAATTTTTATTTTTTACCTACTGATTGTGTCGATTGGGTCTAACAACATTTTGAAGAAAACAGTATTCTCTAGCATTGTTGCATATCAAATCTTGTAAAACTGCTAGGATAACTGCAACTGCTTCATCTATTGATCCATAGAATTCTTCAATATAGTTCTCAATAGATGGGTCATCCATATCATATAAATCACCAGGGCGCAAGATAGGCATACTACCATGAGCAATTTGGCTCCTACGATTATAAAACTTACTAAACCAGTTTTTATGAGTTTGAGGTGTTCCAAGGACTAGCTCTAGACGTTGCTTTAAAGTATTACCAATTCCTTCTTTACCATCAACAAAAAGTGCTTCAAGGGCTTGTGCAATTAGCAGAATAGTGTCTGTCTGATTAGTTTGAGTGCTGGTAATTCTAAGAAGTGTAAATAGAGCTTTATGGTGTGGTTTTTCTGCCAAGTCTAAAGAATATGGCAATTCTTCTGTTACCCAACTCCATACAGTTTGAAAAGGAAGTTGTGTTAGTTTTGGCCAGCCTCTACGTAAAGCATGAATAAAGGCAGATTCTAGGATATATGCACTCAGATCGGGAGGTTTTGGAACATCAGGCTTTACACCTGGTATCCTATCAGGGCTATTTCATTCTAAACATAAAGGCTGTATGGTAAAATGTAGCACTAAAAATGAAATACATCTAGTACCGTGAGCCAACCAGCAATAATTGAAGCTTTTCTTGAGCTTCAAGACCCCCGCCGCCGGGCTGGGCAACGTCATACGTTGCCATTGTGTCTAGCATTATTTACCCTTGCGATCGCAGCGGGGAATAAAGGATTTTTAGCAATCGGAGATTGGATTGCAAGCTACCACGAAGAATTGATAGAACTATTAAAACCTGCGAAAAATAGATTACCCTCATATAGCACCTTACGTCGTGCCTTGTTACAGGTTAATTACGAGGAATATGGAGCGTGTCTTGCTAAGTTCTTTAATATACAACCAGTCTGCGGAGAAACCATAGGGTTAGATGGCAAAGTCATCAAAGGTTCGTATCAAATCGAAGAAGATAATCCAAATTCCGATTCTCATCCGGCAATAATGTTAGTTAGCACCTATATTGTCGAGCGTGGTTTGATTTTAGAGCCGTGGGAAGTAGATGCTAAAACCAATGAAATTAAAGCTCTACCAATTTTGATTCAAAAATTAGCTCTTCAAGGGGTAGTTTTCGCTTTTGATGCGATTAATACCCAAAAAAAACTTGTGAATTGATAATCGAAACTGGCAATGATTACATTGCTGCCCTTAAAGGCAACCAACCAGGTCTGTTTAAAGATGTTAAAACAAATTTTATACCAGACTCTACTGTTTCACTAATTAATAAAGGTCATGGTCGAATCGAAAAACGTAGAGTTAGTATTTGTCAGTCGCCAAATGATATCAGATTCTGGCCTGGTCTGAAAACTATCATCCGAGTCCAATCAGAACGTCAGACTATCAGACACAATCATATTGAAGTCCAAAATGAAACACGTTATTACATATCTTCCTTAAGTACGACAGCCCAAGAGTTTAGCGAGCGCATCCGGGGATATTGGGGTGTTGAAAATAAAGTTCATTATGTTCGAGATGTAACTCAAGGAGAAGACGCTTCTAGAATTCGTACTAAACCTTTACCCCAGATTTTTGCTATCGCTCGTAATTTCACTCTGAATTTATATCGAAGTCAAATGTTTGAAAATATGGCACAAGCTCAACGATTATGTTCATTTGGGTTAGACACACTTAAGCAATTTTTTAGAATGAAATAGCCCTGGGTATCCTATATAAAGAAAAAAACTTTGGTACAAGCTCATTAGCTTTTACATATTCTGATGAGTAAAGTGTAATGCTACCTGGAAGAGAAAGATTCATTGCCAAAAAAAGCTGCTGTAAGAACTTTCCAACAACAACTTGGAGTACATCTTGTTCTGTTTCATTACATAGCTCATATTTCAAGCGAAGTTTAAGGATGCTACTAAGCATATGATATCCAAGCTTAATTTGCTCATCCATGCGTTGACAAAGAACTGCTGGATCTTGTTCACAAATCTCTGCTGTTTTTAGAAACAAAATTACATCTGAGGTATCAATTTCAATCAAGTAATTTTGTTTAGCCATCTTGTAAGGCGTTATAGTCAAGCTTGATGTTAACAACACATTACTTACTTCTTCCCAAAACTCACGAATGATTAGAACATCGATATCATCAGAGATAGGAGTTAAGTTACTAAGCTTTATTTCAATTAATTGAGATTCCATACTGCAATATAATTTTTATTTACACTAATTGTTATAAATAATACATCAAAATTAAGAATTTGGCTTTAAATATAGCAAATTTGACCGTAATGCAAACATTAAGTGAACAGAAAATTTCTATAAAATTGTAGATGTGGTGCGTTGTCGCAAAGCGTAACGCACCCTAATAGCTGCATATATTACTAAAATCCTGATAGTTGCGTGTCAATAAAATTAATTGACGAGATATTGCGATCGTCTTTAAAAATTATGTGCGAGATTCACAAGAAGTAGACTGTTGTAGTGATCCCATGACAAAGATTATCTGTGAGATGCATAAAAATTAGACTGTTGGTGCGATCACATTCAGAGAGAGTGTGTGAGATACATAAGAAGTAGAACGTTGGTGTGATTGCATTCTTCGACAACCAGCTTGCGATCGCACTAAACTGTCCAATCTTCGATTAACAATCCGGGTACTTTGTTGAAATCCCCATGATTGTGCGTTAATAAAACTAATTTATGAGATAGTGCGATCGCAGAGATGTGTGTGAAATGCAGAAGAAGTATACCATTGTAGCGATCGCATGATAGGGAAAACAATCACTACCAGCAGATACATCTTTATAGACTGCACAACCAACGAGAAATAGATGCAACTTGGTTCTCTCGATTTAAATTAGCAGCGTTACTGAGAGTGCCGTTTTCCAATTGATTCCAGATTTCGCCTGCCATCCTTCTAGCGTAGGCGTAGCCCGTCGTAGACATCGCTGATCCTACGAAGAAAGTCAGAGGTGAATGCCCTACTCTAGAAAATGCTTCACGTATACGATTTAGTGCTGCTTGTGCAGTTTTCCAATGCTCATCTGCGCCTGCGGGATCTATGCCGCCTTTAAGTTCACCAAGGGCGATAACGTATGGCGCAACTACAGATGGTTCAATGGTGCTAGATTTGTTGGCGACTAACTCTGCTGGGGCTAAGTTAAACAAACATAGATCCACATTACTTCTAACTAGCGGGACAGTCAGGTTATAAATTAGTGTGCGATTACCAATCTCGCTTTCCCAGCTTATTCCTCGTAAAGATAACTCAATTTCTGAGTCATTATTTGTCATGGCTATCCACTTTTTACTTTTTGAGTGTTGCCAGTGGTATCTTGTACCCGCGATCGTGAGAGTGGAGAGAATTGCACGAGTCAGCTTTCTTTGTGCCAACACGCCTCCAACATTTCGCATTGAACCACCAAGTGTGTCACCACGAGTCAGTAAAAATCTAAAAACCAATTCTTCTGGAAAGTTTGCACCTGCTGGTTCAAGAAAATTTTTGATCAGACCATTTACAGCCTCTACCTTATCCTCTGGCATCAGGTGCGCTAGAGATTTATCAGATAAGCCTGCCGCAGTTAACAATCCCATCTCAATGCCCTTAATCTTTAGTAATTCAATAGGACTCTCAGCTTGACTAGCAGCTTCTTTAAGTGCCCTTGCTTCTGCGACGAATGGCGTAGCACGTCGATTTTTCTCCAGTGCAAGAGCCACAAAACCTGCACGAATTGCTTC encodes:
- the nifD gene encoding nitrogenase molybdenum-iron protein alpha chain, producing the protein MTPPENQNIIEERKELIKEVLSAYPDKAAKKREKHLSVYEEGKSDCGVKSNIKSLPGVMTARGCAYAGSKGVVWGPIKDMIHISHGPVGCGYWSWSGRRNYYIGTTGIDTFGTMHFTSDFQERDIVFGGDKKLVKLIQELDVLFPLNRGVSIQSECPIGLIGDDIEAVARKTSKEIGKPVVPVRCEGFRGVSQSLGHHIANDMVRDWVFTRADQAKKDGTLQFEGTPYDVAIIGDYNIGGDAWASRILLEEIGLRVVAQWSGDGTINEMLMTPNVKMNLIHCYRSMNYISRHMEEAYGIPWLEYNFFGPTKIAESLREIASKFDETIQANAEKVIAKYQPTMDAVIAKYRPRLDGKTVAIMVGGLRPRHVVPAFLDLGMKMIGTGYEFAHNDDYKRTTHYIENGTIVYDDVTAYEFEEFIKALKPDLVASGVKEKYVFQKMGLPFRQMHSWDYSEPSDRSSTSYNVRFFRGGRKKSLFLA
- a CDS encoding HEPN domain-containing protein, whose product is MPYSLDLAEKPHHKALFTLLRITSTQTNQTDTILLIAQALEALFVDGKEGIGNTLKQRLELVLGTPQTHKNWFSKFYNRRSQIAHGSMPILRPGDLYDMDDPSIENYIEEFYGSIDEAVAVILAVLQDLICNNAREYCFLQNVVRPNRHNQ
- a CDS encoding type II restriction endonuclease, whose protein sequence is MCSYQNHLQSIDDLITTYEAIRAGFVALALEKNRRATPFVAEARALKEAASQAESPIELLKIKGIEMGLLTAAGLSDKSLAHLMPEDKVEAVNGLIKNFLEPAGANFPEELVFRFLLTRGDTLGGSMRNVGGVLAQRKLTRAILSTLTIAGTRYHWQHSKSKKWIAMTNNDSEIELSLRGISWESEIGNRTLIYNLTVPLVRSNVDLCLFNLAPAELVANKSSTIEPSVVAPYVIALGELKGGIDPAGADEHWKTAQAALNRIREAFSRVGHSPLTFFVGSAMSTTGYAYARRMAGEIWNQLENGTLSNAANLNRENQVASISRWLCSL